A genomic segment from Rickettsiella endosymbiont of Miltochrista miniata encodes:
- the trpC gene encoding indole-3-glycerol phosphate synthase TrpC encodes MTNRLTAILMEKQREVADLRQRLASNNNHAITQVLRGELVPKRPQSFKAVLNAPALSVIAEIKRKSPSKGELAAIQDPISLAECYISGGASALSILTDKKFFAGDITDLIQVSKAIADRSIPIIRKDFIIDKIQIAEAAVAGASAVLCIIAVLGKKTKILLEFARSINLDVLVEIHDQNELAIALDCGAEIIGVNNRNLKTFTVDTQHALHMVSAIPDNIIKVAESGITHPALAREYYQAGYNAVLIGESLVKSDDPEKFIRECSYD; translated from the coding sequence ATGACTAACAGACTTACAGCGATTCTAATGGAAAAACAGCGTGAAGTAGCCGATTTGCGCCAGCGATTGGCGAGCAATAATAATCATGCCATCACACAAGTACTGCGCGGCGAGTTAGTGCCGAAACGTCCACAGAGCTTTAAAGCGGTGTTAAATGCTCCCGCTCTTTCTGTGATTGCAGAAATTAAACGTAAATCACCTAGTAAAGGTGAGTTGGCCGCTATTCAAGATCCCATTAGCTTAGCAGAATGTTATATTTCGGGTGGTGCTAGCGCATTATCAATTTTAACGGATAAGAAATTTTTTGCTGGCGATATCACTGATCTGATCCAAGTGTCAAAGGCAATAGCTGATCGAAGCATTCCAATTATTCGTAAGGATTTTATTATCGATAAGATACAAATTGCAGAAGCTGCCGTTGCCGGAGCAAGTGCAGTGTTGTGTATTATCGCTGTTCTTGGAAAAAAAACTAAAATCTTACTGGAGTTTGCTCGTTCGATTAATCTCGATGTACTCGTTGAAATTCATGATCAGAATGAGCTCGCGATCGCTTTAGATTGTGGCGCAGAGATCATCGGAGTTAATAATCGTAATCTCAAGACATTCACTGTTGATACGCAGCATGCATTACATATGGTCTCTGCAATACCGGATAATATTATTAAAGTTGCAGAGTCGGGTATTACGCATCCTGCTTTGGCAAGAGAATATTATCAGGCTGGTTATAATGCCGTATTAATTGGTGAATCATTAGTCAAATCGGATGATCCTGAAAAGTTTATTAGGGAATGTTCTTATGACTAA
- the trpB gene encoding tryptophan synthase subunit beta: protein MLAKDFLVENRGRYGEFGGIYLPELLMQPIEELIFAWDNAKKDLIFKQELNFLLKNYAGRPTPLTEIPAFAAKINGPRIFLKREDLLHTGAHKLNNALGQCLLAKRMGKTRVIAETGAGQHGVATAAACARLELKCVIYMGSKDMQRQSSNVSRMQLMGATIVAVEQGSATLKEAVNEALRDWSSSFSDTHYCLGSALGPHPYPAMVAEFQAVIGSESHQQCQQQIGSNPNIVIACVGGGSNAIGLFSGFFSDEEVRMIGVEAGGHGKQLGEHAARFYTASPGVLHGCYTFILQDRHGQIAPTSSISAGLDYPAVAPQHAELFKRRRVEYVAANDDEAIYALKLLARTEGIICALESAHALAHLIKIAPMLAKDQIVLVNLSGRGDKDLPQLMDKCVI from the coding sequence ATGTTAGCTAAAGATTTCTTAGTTGAGAATAGAGGTCGTTACGGGGAGTTTGGTGGAATATATCTTCCGGAATTATTAATGCAACCTATCGAAGAACTTATCTTTGCTTGGGATAACGCTAAAAAAGATCTTATTTTTAAACAGGAATTAAATTTTCTTTTAAAAAATTATGCCGGAAGACCTACGCCATTAACAGAAATTCCTGCTTTTGCTGCAAAAATTAATGGACCGAGAATCTTTTTAAAACGAGAAGATTTATTACATACGGGGGCACACAAATTGAATAATGCCTTGGGCCAATGTTTATTAGCCAAAAGGATGGGTAAAACGCGTGTCATTGCCGAAACTGGAGCGGGTCAACATGGTGTAGCGACGGCAGCAGCTTGTGCGCGACTTGAGTTGAAGTGCGTGATTTATATGGGCAGTAAAGATATGCAACGTCAGTCAAGCAATGTGTCACGCATGCAATTGATGGGTGCGACAATTGTTGCGGTCGAACAAGGCTCAGCGACTTTAAAAGAGGCAGTGAATGAAGCTTTGCGCGATTGGTCCTCATCGTTTAGCGATACGCATTATTGTTTAGGCTCAGCATTAGGACCACATCCTTATCCTGCTATGGTTGCAGAATTTCAAGCAGTTATTGGGAGTGAAAGCCATCAACAATGTCAGCAACAAATTGGCAGCAATCCTAATATAGTTATTGCCTGCGTGGGTGGGGGTTCGAATGCAATTGGGCTATTTTCAGGATTTTTCTCCGATGAAGAGGTACGCATGATAGGTGTAGAAGCCGGAGGACATGGTAAGCAACTTGGAGAGCATGCCGCACGATTTTATACTGCGAGTCCGGGTGTTTTACATGGTTGTTACACTTTTATATTGCAAGATCGGCATGGACAAATTGCACCGACGAGTTCGATTTCAGCCGGTTTAGATTATCCTGCGGTTGCTCCGCAACATGCTGAACTTTTTAAACGTCGTCGTGTCGAATATGTGGCAGCCAATGATGATGAAGCAATATATGCATTAAAATTATTAGCTAGAACAGAAGGTATTATTTGCGCGTTAGAATCCGCGCATGCTTTAGCGCATTTAATTAAAATTGCTCCTATGCTTGCTAAAGACCAGATTGTGCTAGTGAATTTATCTGGTCGTGGCGATAAAGATTTACCACAATTAATGGATAAGTGTGTGATTTAA
- a CDS encoding phosphoribosylanthranilate isomerase — protein MTNYLIKICGIRSAEMASLAVIAGANLIGIIFHPLSPRYVGIEQAIRISQAVRASGALPVAVFVHHTAIEMQCICELTNINIVQLHGVASRASHQLLPGEYQRIYVQTVSNQGELQTDEGLRFLDADRDLILIDHSQPGQGNKIKQAFHYHLPFRWLLAGGLTAFNVAAAINDMQPNGVDVSSGVELSKGKKDIFLIKQFIQSVRGKFHVS, from the coding sequence ATGACTAATTACTTGATAAAAATTTGTGGAATTCGTAGTGCCGAAATGGCATCACTGGCGGTTATAGCGGGTGCTAACTTGATTGGAATTATTTTTCACCCCTTATCACCGCGTTATGTTGGAATAGAACAAGCTATACGTATTTCTCAAGCAGTGAGAGCATCAGGTGCATTGCCTGTAGCCGTATTTGTTCATCATACCGCGATTGAAATGCAATGCATCTGCGAACTCACTAATATAAATATCGTTCAGTTACATGGCGTCGCATCGCGTGCATCCCATCAATTATTACCTGGGGAATACCAACGGATCTATGTGCAAACGGTTTCAAATCAAGGTGAGTTACAAACCGATGAAGGCTTGCGTTTCCTTGATGCGGATCGGGATTTAATCTTGATTGATCATAGTCAACCTGGGCAGGGAAATAAAATTAAGCAAGCTTTTCACTATCATTTACCTTTTCGTTGGTTATTAGCAGGTGGACTGACCGCATTTAATGTGGCAGCAGCGATTAATGATATGCAACCTAATGGCGTCGATGTATCGAGTGGTGTTGAATTAAGTAAAGGAAAGAAAGATATTTTTCTCATTAAGCAATTTATTCAATCCGTAAGAGGCAAGTTTCATGTTAGCTAA
- the trpA gene encoding tryptophan synthase subunit alpha: protein MKTLSRIQQLFQNGKAYTAYLTAGDGGVQSTLDAALALIKGGVNMLEIGVPFSDPIADGLIIQRASQRSLAKGTCLADVLWITKQIRQQSDIPIILFSYLNPILSALPSDFLPAAKNAGIDGLLLVDCPLEASDFIHQQCNKNDIALIYVIAPSTPLTRIKIINTYAQGFLYYACQKGTTGLRNELPKNFREKINTLKSMVDLPVIVGFGISNQEAVYRVLQYADGVVVGSLFVKALEEGASPSTLTKLAQNLYPKPVHN, encoded by the coding sequence ATGAAAACCCTATCGCGAATACAACAATTATTTCAAAACGGTAAGGCATACACGGCCTATTTAACTGCGGGCGATGGTGGCGTGCAATCTACACTCGATGCAGCGCTTGCTCTAATTAAGGGCGGCGTAAATATGCTAGAAATTGGCGTACCTTTTTCCGACCCTATTGCTGATGGACTTATCATTCAGCGTGCATCGCAACGATCATTGGCAAAAGGAACTTGCTTAGCAGATGTTTTATGGATAACAAAACAGATCCGCCAACAGAGTGATATTCCAATCATTTTATTCAGTTATCTTAATCCGATATTATCTGCTCTACCATCTGATTTTTTACCCGCAGCAAAAAATGCAGGTATTGATGGTCTTTTACTGGTTGATTGTCCCTTGGAAGCATCAGATTTTATTCATCAACAATGTAATAAAAATGACATAGCGCTTATTTATGTTATTGCACCAAGTACCCCATTGACACGCATTAAGATAATCAATACCTATGCGCAGGGATTTTTATATTATGCCTGTCAGAAAGGCACTACAGGTTTGCGCAATGAATTGCCCAAGAATTTTCGAGAAAAAATAAATACGCTCAAATCAATGGTAGATTTACCTGTTATTGTTGGGTTTGGTATTTCAAATCAAGAAGCAGTATACCGTGTGTTACAGTATGCTGATGGGGTTGTTGTAGGATCGTTATTTGTTAAGGCATTGGAAGAAGGGGCGAGTCCGTCGACTTTAACGAAACTTGCACAAAATCTATATCCGAAGCCAGTACATAATTGA
- the trpR gene encoding trp operon repressor — translation MNQAGWRDFIKLCLKTDNEKVLSSLFDFILTQEEKESIALRYLIIKELLKQEKTQRDMAKDLQVSIAKITRGSNELKRTSPKLIEFFKENI, via the coding sequence ATGAATCAAGCAGGTTGGCGCGATTTTATTAAATTGTGCTTAAAGACCGATAATGAAAAGGTATTATCTTCTTTATTCGATTTTATTTTAACCCAAGAAGAAAAAGAGAGCATAGCCTTACGCTATTTAATTATAAAAGAATTACTTAAACAGGAAAAGACGCAGAGAGACATGGCTAAAGATCTGCAGGTAAGTATTGCTAAAATAACACGTGGATCGAATGAGCTTAAACGGACATCACCCAAACTTATTGAGTTTTTCAAAGAAAATATATAA
- the trpD gene encoding anthranilate phosphoribosyltransferase codes for MLLRSSIEKLMRGEDLQSHVCQQVVDEILCPTINPLQIAAFLVLLRAKNETADELSAIVKVLRNRMVVVPTKHAVLDIVGTGGDASNTINISTGSAILAASCGIKVAKHGNRSISSLTGSADVLEALGVNIQLTPDQVSKSIAQIGIGFCYSPNFHPMTQALRLFRKTLNVPTTFNILGPLLNPANAAHIVLGVLDEALLPIMADVLLQTGSDRSVVVHSMGLDEISCVGPTKIIEVSKQEKHEYMIDPLQFGLQRCTITDLRGGEAEINARLLLDTFKGKRGAIANTLILNTAVALYIYGLYPSISEALLHASDNLYSGKALRLLNAWIEFSHD; via the coding sequence ATGTTGCTTAGATCCAGCATAGAAAAATTGATGCGTGGTGAAGATTTGCAAAGCCATGTTTGTCAACAAGTAGTGGATGAGATCTTATGCCCGACTATTAATCCATTACAAATTGCAGCTTTTTTAGTGTTATTACGAGCCAAAAATGAAACCGCTGATGAATTATCAGCTATTGTGAAAGTTCTGCGCAACAGAATGGTAGTGGTGCCGACCAAGCATGCCGTGCTAGATATAGTCGGAACAGGTGGCGATGCATCGAATACCATAAATATTTCTACAGGCAGCGCGATTCTTGCTGCAAGTTGTGGGATTAAAGTCGCTAAACATGGCAATCGTTCGATATCGTCATTAACAGGTTCCGCAGATGTGCTCGAAGCCTTAGGTGTGAATATTCAATTAACTCCCGATCAAGTGAGCAAAAGTATAGCTCAAATTGGCATTGGTTTCTGTTACTCGCCGAATTTTCATCCCATGACCCAAGCACTGCGACTTTTTCGAAAAACATTAAATGTCCCTACCACGTTTAATATTTTAGGCCCTTTATTAAATCCTGCTAACGCAGCCCATATTGTTTTAGGTGTGCTTGATGAAGCATTACTCCCAATTATGGCAGATGTATTATTACAAACAGGTAGCGATCGGTCAGTGGTGGTGCATAGCATGGGCTTAGATGAAATCAGTTGTGTAGGTCCTACAAAAATTATTGAAGTCAGCAAGCAAGAAAAACATGAATATATGATTGATCCATTACAGTTTGGCTTGCAACGTTGCACGATTACCGATTTGCGTGGCGGAGAGGCAGAAATTAATGCACGTCTGTTGTTAGATACTTTTAAGGGAAAACGTGGAGCTATTGCAAATACACTTATTTTAAATACAGCCGTTGCTCTCTACATTTATGGATTATATCCATCAATCTCGGAAGCTTTATTACACGCAAGTGATAATTTATATAGCGGCAAAGCCTTAAGATTATTAAATGCCTGGATTGAATTTTCTCATGACTAA
- a CDS encoding anthranilate synthase component I family protein has product MMQALPLDEFQQYANDAKRVAVFKEIPADQLTPIQIYCRLKKAYAAEGAMFEDLHQRDAVRYSFICFEPIASLTRNDVDDNHPWAELRDLQSQLRFATRPEVADLITSAIGFITYDAVRYFEAIPIHPVVHTKLPLIEFNFYALNLSFNHEKQTLLISYLVAVGADPEQAYYQAQQKIVTIIELLSTAVYEIKVPATRQITDSVEVDISDADFMLKVEKAKNFIIRGDAFQIVISRCYKCNYFISPLDIYTTLRRVSPAPFMFYFTSGANVIIGASPERLVSVYNKKITVNPIAGTRKRKKELSDKSIEEDLLNDPKERAEHMMLVDLARNDVGAVSVPGSVQLKDFFQVKHYSHVSHITSTVMGELQEKYDALDAFTAVFPAGTLSGAPKIRAMQIINELETTSRGLYGGAICRLDSLGNLDSCIAIRMAILQEGVATIRTGAGIVYDSNPADEAQETYQKASAMLDAISQAHAGE; this is encoded by the coding sequence ATGATGCAAGCTTTACCCTTAGATGAATTTCAGCAGTATGCCAACGATGCCAAGCGAGTAGCAGTTTTCAAAGAGATTCCTGCTGATCAGCTAACTCCCATCCAGATTTATTGTCGGTTGAAAAAAGCCTATGCAGCAGAAGGGGCCATGTTTGAGGATCTCCATCAAAGAGACGCCGTTCGTTACTCTTTTATATGTTTTGAACCTATTGCAAGCCTGACTAGAAATGACGTCGATGATAATCATCCATGGGCAGAGCTGCGGGATTTACAGTCACAGCTACGTTTTGCGACGCGACCCGAAGTAGCCGATTTAATTACTAGCGCAATAGGCTTTATTACCTATGATGCGGTGCGTTATTTTGAAGCAATACCTATTCATCCAGTCGTTCATACTAAATTGCCATTAATCGAATTTAATTTTTATGCTCTGAATCTTAGTTTCAATCATGAAAAGCAAACCCTGTTAATTAGTTACTTGGTTGCAGTAGGGGCAGATCCAGAGCAAGCCTATTATCAGGCGCAACAGAAAATAGTCACTATTATAGAACTTTTAAGCACAGCGGTTTATGAAATAAAGGTGCCGGCTACACGACAAATAACTGATTCGGTCGAAGTTGATATATCCGATGCGGATTTTATGCTTAAAGTAGAAAAAGCTAAGAATTTTATTATCCGAGGCGATGCTTTTCAGATTGTTATCTCGAGATGCTATAAATGTAACTATTTTATTTCTCCTTTAGATATCTATACAACATTACGCCGAGTTAGTCCTGCTCCGTTTATGTTTTATTTTACAAGTGGTGCAAATGTCATTATCGGAGCCTCGCCTGAGCGCTTGGTCAGTGTATATAACAAAAAAATTACCGTGAATCCTATTGCAGGTACACGTAAACGTAAGAAAGAGCTAAGTGATAAGTCGATCGAAGAGGACTTACTAAATGATCCTAAGGAACGAGCGGAGCATATGATGCTGGTTGATTTAGCCAGGAATGATGTCGGTGCGGTAAGTGTTCCTGGTAGCGTGCAGTTAAAAGATTTTTTTCAAGTAAAACATTATTCTCACGTCAGTCATATTACATCGACTGTCATGGGTGAACTGCAAGAAAAGTACGATGCTTTAGATGCCTTTACTGCTGTTTTTCCAGCCGGAACGCTTAGTGGTGCCCCAAAAATTCGTGCCATGCAAATTATTAATGAATTAGAGACTACCAGTCGAGGATTATATGGTGGAGCTATCTGTCGTCTTGATTCTTTAGGGAATTTAGATAGTTGTATCGCTATTCGAATGGCCATACTCCAAGAAGGGGTAGCGACCATTCGAACGGGAGCGGGTATTGTCTATGATTCGAATCCTGCTGACGAAGCACAAGAAACCTATCAAAAAGCATCCGCTATGTTGGATGCCATTAGCCAAGCACATGCGGGAGAATAA
- a CDS encoding aminodeoxychorismate/anthranilate synthase component II, translated as MLLIIDNYDSFTYNLYQAVASFYSDVCVIRNDKITINDIKRMSPAGIILSPGPGRPETAGICVALIHALVAGELSAPLLGVCLGHQAITIALGGRVIQSEKIVHGKDDIIFHKQTGLYQKLTQPFKAGRYHSLISERATLPSTLIIDAENERQVIMGVRHHQLPIYGVQFHPESILTPEGPLLLREFLAICNKNSKTGVTDVA; from the coding sequence ATGTTATTAATTATAGATAACTACGATAGTTTTACTTATAACCTTTATCAAGCTGTGGCATCTTTTTATAGCGACGTCTGCGTTATTCGCAACGATAAAATTACTATCAATGATATTAAACGAATGTCACCGGCGGGAATTATTTTATCTCCGGGTCCTGGGCGACCTGAAACAGCAGGGATTTGCGTTGCTTTAATTCATGCTTTAGTAGCGGGTGAACTTTCAGCACCATTGTTAGGTGTTTGCTTGGGCCATCAAGCTATAACCATTGCTTTAGGCGGACGTGTTATTCAGTCGGAAAAAATAGTGCATGGTAAAGATGACATTATTTTTCATAAGCAAACGGGCCTATATCAAAAGCTTACTCAGCCATTTAAAGCAGGTCGTTATCATTCATTGATTAGTGAGCGCGCAACTTTACCTTCTACATTGATCATTGACGCTGAAAATGAGCGGCAAGTCATTATGGGTGTGCGACATCATCAATTACCTATTTATGGTGTCCAGTTCCACCCCGAATCTATTTTGACACCAGAAGGACCACTTTTATTACGGGAATTTCTTGCCATCTGCAATAAAAACTCAAAAACAGGTGTAACGGATGTTGCTTAG